The Puntigrus tetrazona isolate hp1 chromosome 3, ASM1883169v1, whole genome shotgun sequence nucleotide sequence tgtttatttctcaaggtagaaaaatattttaaggctACTTGATGAGCAAGACGTAactttctgttaataaaaaatatataaaaaatgttcataatgtcatgattgtttatatattgttcTTCTAGTGTATATTTTACTGGTTTCATCACAACAAAATTTTCATCTATGAAAATTGAAGTATCATTTACATATCCAAACAACTAAAACCAAATGACaatttgtttaatgcattttcaattgCTTAATAGatgtggatttttatttatttatttttaacatcacGTCTTTGACCTTCATAAACGTTCTCCTCCTTATCGTCAAGTTAGTAACCTTACCCACACCTTGTGCTACTGTTTGTGCAGTTCCCTATTAATATAGTGAGAAGGTGTAATGATACCCTAGGGATGTTGTAGGGCAGGTGTGATTATCTCTGCTCTGCATGTGCACTAAATCTCCTCTGAATTGTTCTCGTAAGTGTGCGGCAGGCCTTTGCTAGGGAAACGCATCGTGGGAGGAGCTGAAGCATCAGCAGGGGCATGGCCGTGGCAAGTGGACATTCAGTTAGGATCCAAAGGCCATGTTTGTGGTGGATccataattgaaaaaaattggGTCCTCTCTGCTGCACACTGCTTTCCAAAGTAAGTATCATCATATTATCATTGACAGTGTTGATTATAGAGGAGTTGATCTTTGTCTTCTGTCCTCAGCCCCTCAGAAGTGTCTTCGTATCGCCTGTACATGGGACGCCATCTGCTCAATGGCTACAACCAGTTTGAGATGGTCAGTCAGGTGCAGCAAGTGGTCGTTCCAGAAGGATACTCGACTCCTCAGGAGGGCAGAGATGTAGCTTTAGTTCAGCTGCGCTCTCCTGTCACCTGGTCAGACAGGATCCAGCCTGTATGTCTGCCATATGCTGGATTCCAGTTCAACAGTGGCATCTTATGCTACGTCACGGGCTGGGGACACATTCAGGAGGGAGGTAAGTGCATCATAGGAAATAATGGGAAACTAACAGATTTTACTGTTTAAAGTCATGCTAACAGTTGTGCATATGGATTTTTTCTTTGGAGTGACGACTGGATTTACATTTCACTTCTTTAGTGCTAGGAggagtttgaaatgttttaaaacatttctatgtCTCTTCCTGAATCTCAAACCATAATATGTTGTTGGCAACACTAAAATTGTGGGTTCACGCTAACTGAGCACACATTAACTCGCAGACATGTATTATGCCTTCAGTTTCTTCAGATGCCATATGTATAAATGCCATCCTCAGAACGTGGTTGAGAATCTGACATTacgaaatgcataaaaaatgtttctatttatagTCTATACATCTGCCTTCGAGGATGACCCTCACATGCCCATGACccagaatgagaaaaagactaattttcaagaaaaacataatttatctAGTTTTCAATGAATCCAGAACATAGTATACTGTAAGGTTTAGAAGATTTATTCATTGTCCTTCAGAGTGAGAAACACAATTTTCTGATACCTTGCATGTATGCAAATCGTCTATTGCTGCTGCATGGAAAAGATAAAAATTTGACACGGAGAGTTGACGTTAGTGGAGAGTTCCTGCCTGAGGTTGAGGAGTTTAGGCATCTTGGgttcttgttcacgagtgaatGAAGGATGTAACGAGATcaacagacggatcggtgcaggaATGCAGTCAGAATGCTGCCCCTGTGACCCAGTCCGGGATAAGCGCAAGAAGATAGATTTGACATGGAAGATTATAGATAAGAGATAAAACTGCTTTCTGTCAGAAGCAAATATAGCAATCATTCCAAAAAAAACTATGCCGGACAAAGCCTTCTAGCTTATCAGAGATCTGTTCcctatttaatgttttgttaacaATGTGTTTTGACATTTGGCATTTGACATTCggaaattatttgcattttgtatttaattttttctttaaatagtttCCCTCACTGGAGTCGGGGCATTACGGGAAGTGCAGGTGCCCATTATCAACCAGTCCTCCTGCCAGTCGATGTATCAGATTTTGTCATCCGATTTAGTAACAGTCAACATCCTATCAGACATGATCTGTGC carries:
- the si:dkey-16l2.17 gene encoding prostasin produces the protein MQIEVKNTVCGRPLLGKRIVGGAEASAGAWPWQVDIQLGSKGHVCGGSIIEKNWVLSAAHCFPNPSEVSSYRLYMGRHLLNGYNQFEMVSQVQQVVVPEGYSTPQEGRDVALVQLRSPVTWSDRIQPVCLPYAGFQFNSGILCYVTGWGHIQEGVSLTGVGALREVQVPIINQSSCQSMYQILSSDLVTVNILSDMICAGYMEGGKDSCQGDSGGPLVCPGGNGTWIQAGVVSFGLGCAQKNRPGIYSRVSSFASLIRTTVPEAQFFGHAQKNEIQILLVLGLSFALVLLWR